The Clostridiaceae bacterium nucleotide sequence CAGGTTGGCTTAATTTTGGATTAATTTCTATTGCAGTTTTATTTGTTTTATCAGGGTTTCTTTCTGGGTGAAAGCTGACAGATTATGATGCTAGCCTTAACTACTATATTGACAATGAATGGTTTTTAAGTTAATTTATAAATAGATGTATAGACAACTATAACACATACATATTTTTTTGTTTTTGAGTTAAATAGACAGGAAGTTTCTTCAGAGTGGTTTATATTAATATGCTATCATTAAATTTTGGGAGGAAAGATTAGAATGAATAAAGATTATGAAGTAATTGTTGCCGGAGGAGGTACAGCAGGTGTTATTACGGCTACAGCAGCGGCCAGAAATGGCGCAAAAACCCTGGTGATTGAAAGATTTGGCCATCTTGGAGGAACAGCAGTATACGGCATTCCTTTTCTTGGGATGTACGATGGTTGTGACAATAAAGTAAATGCAGGTATTGCGCAGGAACTCATTGACAGAATGAAAGAAGAAGGCGGGTGCCTGGAGGCATGTTTTGGGGCTACCTGGATGGATGAAAGATACCGTTTCTCCCTTGTACCTTTTGAACCTGAAGTATATAAGTATGTGGCCCAGGAAATGCTGTTAGAGGCAGGCTGTGACATACTTTTCTATACAATGGTAACCGGTGTAATTGTTGAAGGGGATGTCTTAAAAGGTATTGAAGTATTCAATAAGTCAGGAAAGGAAACCTATGCCGCAAAAGTTTTCATAGACTGTACCGGTGATGCGGATATTGCCTACATGTGCAATGTTCCTATGCAGCCCAAGGAACGTATACAGAATTCTTCTATCCTTTTCAAGATGGGTAACGTTGATATGAATAAATTCCTTGAAGCTTTGAAAAATGGACAGGGCATTACAGGCTGGAAGGAATGGCACAACAGAGTTATTATAGGGAAAAAATTAAATTCTGATAATGTGGGGCCAATACACCTGGCAGGACATTTTGTGGGTAAAAACGGAAAAGAAATAACCTTTACTGCAGTCTCGCTAATTGAAGATGAAGTATATATAAATGCCACAAGGACAGTTAATGTTGATTCAACAAATGCATTGAGCCTGACACAAGGAGAGATATCAGAACGCAGGAATGTTCATGACATAGTAAATATACTGAAAGAATCAGTTCCAGGATTCGAAAAATCCCACCTGATAAACTCTTCTCCCATAGGCATAAGGGAGAGCAGGAATATAGTCGGAGAGTATACACTGCAAAAAGAGGATGTACTATCAGGAAAGCAGTTTGAGGATTCTGTTGCAAGAGGCTCCTATCCAATTGATATTCACGATCCAAAGGGCGGGAGGACCAGTTTCCAGTTTATTAAAAACGGAGGATCCTACAGCATACCTTATAGGTGCTTAATACCTAAGGGATTCAAGAACCTGTTGGTTGCAGGAAGATGCCTGTCCGCCACTCATGAAGCAGTAGGAACTGCCAGAATAATGGGGGCATGCATGGCTCAGGGGCAGGCTGCAGGAACTGCTGCCGCGCTTGCGGTAAAGAGCGGTGTTAACCCTTCTTCATTGGACGTATCAGTTTTGCAGGATACTTTAATCAAGCAAAAAGCGTTGATTTAACCAGGCATCAGGAAGTCTCCCGTTTCTTTTAGCGGGAGCTGAATTGATGCAAATTATAATAACAAGGTTTTCAGTGGGGGATTGCAAGCCCTCCACTGAATCCCCAAGCGAAGCATAAAAAAGTTAGAGGAAGTGGCAAATACATGTTAGATTCCCTATTGGAAAAGATTCCGGCTTATTTACGCATTAAAATATATATAAAAGATAAAATTGATAAAGGAGAATGGGCACCACACAGCAAGCTCCCAAAAGAAGAAGAGCTATGCGCCCTGTTCAATGTGGCAAGAGGGACTGTCCGTCAGGCTTTAAATGAGCTGGTAAATGAGGGGGCAATATATAAAATTCATGGCAAGGGCAGCTTTGTAAAGCCGATCGGTTATGTGCATGAAATAGACAGTACAAGATTCGTATCATTTCTCGAGGATCTTACTGAAAAGGGAATTAATTTTAATACAGAATTATTGGGAATGGATATTGTTTCACCTGATGAACAGATAAAGAGCCACTTGAACCTAAGAGACAACAATGAAAAAATATATAAGATTAAACGTCTGAGAAGAATAGGAGACAAGGCTGCAATGTACTCTATAAATCACATTCCCTGCAGCCTGTGTCCCGGTTTTGTTATAAATGAAAGCAACCTGTCATCACTTTACAACCAATTAAAGATTCACTGCAATATTCAAATTGACATAGGTATGCGTATTTTCAATGCAGTTGCCGCCACCAAAGAGTTGTCACAACTTTTAGAGGTTGAAGAAGGATATCCCTTAATGTACGTTGAGCAGATTGTATATGACAATTCAGGACGGTGCATTGATTGTGCATATATTTGGCTGCGAAGCGACATAATCAAGTTTTCCATTACCATGAAAAAAAGAAAATAGGCAGATTCATGCTTTCTTTCCTACAGGGGCTATGTATATCACAAAACAATCCTGTCCATCCAGGCCAAGAACATTATTAATGACATCATCATCATAAGCCGCAATTGCGCAAGCACCGGCGCCTATGCTCTCTGACGCAAGATACAGGTTCTGGCATACATGCCCTGCATCCAGAAACAAATAGCGGTATCCTCTTTCTACATAACGCCAGGTCATTCTGTGAGTTACTGCCACCCAAATGAATGTTACAGCACTAAGACCTGCAAAACCCTGGCCTAGACATCCTGCAACTACTTTATCCTTAATGTCCGGAGAAAGGTCGATCTCAATTAACTTGTTCTCAAGAGCAAGATATCTGTATAATCCCGGTTTCAACCCCTCAACATTATTAATTAAGAGATAAGTTTCAAAAGCATGTCTTGCCCCTGCAGAAGGCACTGTCCTGAAAGTGGCTCTTGTATCCACAACCTTCTTCACACCCTGGGTGCACCAGAGGAGATAAGACAGTTCTTCAATGGATAAGGGGACAGAGGAATAATTCCTCAGGCTTTTTCTTTGGTTTATCGCGTCTTTTAATGGCAAATTGCCAATGTTAAGAGATTTGGGATCAGGCAGAGGAATCAGTTTTTTCGTAATATCATACTCAAGTTCCAAAGGAGGCTGTTTTAAATTCTTTGATTGAGCAGATTCATCCAAATGCTGGTATTTTGTGTATTCTAGAAAATACTTACCAATATCTTTCATAATGCCCTCCTGATAATATCTTATTATTCCTGTTATTAAGTTGGCAATTTATTATTTTTATTATACTACAGTTAAGTAATTTATAAAGTTTTGGTAAAAAAATGATGATTATTAAGAGATAGATAGGTATTGTTTTTGATTAAATTTTTATCATTAGTATAAAAAAATGTAAAATTAAGAAGGAATTTCTCATTTTATATAGAATATGTCAACTAAGGTACATTCAACTAAAAGCTTACCCATAATTAATCATTGTTAATAAGGCGATTCATGAACATCTTAGTCAAGTTATTTAAACTCAAGTGTATAACGGAGGAGTAATATGCAAATAAAACTTAGTTTTTCCAGTGAAAAAGATATTATTCTGCCAATCCACTACAACAACCTGATACAAGCGTTTATATATAACAACATTGATAAGAGGTTGGCTGCTTTTCTGCATGAATATGGATACATATCAAACGGCAGAAGTTTTAAACTATTCTCTTTCTCCAACATACTTTGTAAAGGAAAAAAAGAGGAACAAAGCTTTAGCTTTGGAAAGAAGATAGAATTTGTTGTTGCTTCTCCCCTGGAGTACTTTTGTAAGTCAATAGCTAATTATATGCTGCAAAGGGACATCTTATATCTTGGACAAAACTATATAAAAACTGAACAGATGCAAGTAATTAACAAGAAAATCGAAAAAGATGAAATTGTGATCAAGACTTTATCTCCAATTGTCGCCTATAGTACTTTAATCAGGCCGGACGGGCGCAAATATACATGCTATTTTAGGCCTGAAGAATCCGACTTCAGCAGGATTATTACCGAGAATCTGGTAAAAAAATATAATGTTTTAAGTAACGATAATCTGGTTGCATATGATTGGATTAGTTTTACTCCAGTAGGACGGGCAAGACAAAACTTAGTTTATTATAAAGATACTGT carries:
- a CDS encoding FAD-dependent oxidoreductase is translated as MNKDYEVIVAGGGTAGVITATAAARNGAKTLVIERFGHLGGTAVYGIPFLGMYDGCDNKVNAGIAQELIDRMKEEGGCLEACFGATWMDERYRFSLVPFEPEVYKYVAQEMLLEAGCDILFYTMVTGVIVEGDVLKGIEVFNKSGKETYAAKVFIDCTGDADIAYMCNVPMQPKERIQNSSILFKMGNVDMNKFLEALKNGQGITGWKEWHNRVIIGKKLNSDNVGPIHLAGHFVGKNGKEITFTAVSLIEDEVYINATRTVNVDSTNALSLTQGEISERRNVHDIVNILKESVPGFEKSHLINSSPIGIRESRNIVGEYTLQKEDVLSGKQFEDSVARGSYPIDIHDPKGGRTSFQFIKNGGSYSIPYRCLIPKGFKNLLVAGRCLSATHEAVGTARIMGACMAQGQAAGTAAALAVKSGVNPSSLDVSVLQDTLIKQKALI
- a CDS encoding GntR family transcriptional regulator, producing MLDSLLEKIPAYLRIKIYIKDKIDKGEWAPHSKLPKEEELCALFNVARGTVRQALNELVNEGAIYKIHGKGSFVKPIGYVHEIDSTRFVSFLEDLTEKGINFNTELLGMDIVSPDEQIKSHLNLRDNNEKIYKIKRLRRIGDKAAMYSINHIPCSLCPGFVINESNLSSLYNQLKIHCNIQIDIGMRIFNAVAATKELSQLLEVEEGYPLMYVEQIVYDNSGRCIDCAYIWLRSDIIKFSITMKKRK
- a CDS encoding SagB/ThcOx family dehydrogenase yields the protein MMKDIGKYFLEYTKYQHLDESAQSKNLKQPPLELEYDITKKLIPLPDPKSLNIGNLPLKDAINQRKSLRNYSSVPLSIEELSYLLWCTQGVKKVVDTRATFRTVPSAGARHAFETYLLINNVEGLKPGLYRYLALENKLIEIDLSPDIKDKVVAGCLGQGFAGLSAVTFIWVAVTHRMTWRYVERGYRYLFLDAGHVCQNLYLASESIGAGACAIAAYDDDVINNVLGLDGQDCFVIYIAPVGKKA
- the cas6 gene encoding CRISPR-associated endoribonuclease Cas6, whose translation is MQIKLSFSSEKDIILPIHYNNLIQAFIYNNIDKRLAAFLHEYGYISNGRSFKLFSFSNILCKGKKEEQSFSFGKKIEFVVASPLEYFCKSIANYMLQRDILYLGQNYIKTEQMQVINKKIEKDEIVIKTLSPIVAYSTLIRPDGRKYTCYFRPEESDFSRIITENLVKKYNVLSNDNLVAYDWISFTPVGRARQNLVYYKDTVIKGATGKFIVKGDKKLLQVGIDTGFGSKNSQGFGCVEIV